From Cellulomonas chengniuliangii, the proteins below share one genomic window:
- the sucC gene encoding ADP-forming succinate--CoA ligase subunit beta encodes MDLFEYQARDIFEKHGVPVLGGIVATTPDGARAAAERLLGGQPGVVVVKAQVKTGGRGKAGGVKIARSADEAAEKAAEILGMDIKGHTVHRVMIAAGADIAEEYYFSVLLDRSERRYLAMASVEGGMEIEQLAVERPEALAKVAVDPRTGIDAEKAAEIVEAAGFAADVAPQVAEVLQRLWDVYQGEDATLVEVNPLVKTADGRIVALDGKVTLDENAGFRHADHAALEDAAAADPLEARAKEKDLNYVKLDGQVGIIGNGAGLVMSTLDVVAYAGEEHGGVKPANFLDIGGGASAEVMAAGLDIILSDPQVKSVFVNVFGGITACDAVANGIVSALQILGDAATKPLVVRLDGNNVLEGRAILAEAAHPLVTLADTMDGGAAKAAELAHAAA; translated from the coding sequence GTGGACCTGTTCGAGTACCAGGCACGTGACATCTTCGAGAAGCACGGCGTTCCCGTGCTGGGCGGCATCGTCGCCACCACGCCGGATGGTGCCCGCGCGGCCGCGGAGCGGCTGCTCGGCGGGCAGCCCGGCGTCGTGGTGGTCAAGGCGCAGGTCAAGACCGGCGGCCGCGGCAAGGCCGGTGGCGTGAAGATCGCCCGCTCCGCCGACGAGGCCGCGGAGAAGGCCGCCGAGATCCTCGGCATGGACATCAAGGGCCACACGGTCCACCGCGTGATGATCGCCGCCGGCGCCGACATCGCCGAGGAGTACTACTTCTCGGTGCTGCTCGACCGGTCCGAGCGCCGCTACCTGGCGATGGCCAGCGTCGAGGGCGGGATGGAGATCGAGCAGCTCGCGGTCGAGCGCCCGGAGGCCCTCGCCAAGGTGGCCGTGGACCCGCGCACCGGCATCGACGCCGAGAAGGCCGCCGAGATCGTCGAGGCGGCAGGCTTCGCCGCGGACGTCGCCCCGCAGGTCGCCGAGGTGCTGCAGCGGCTGTGGGACGTCTACCAGGGCGAGGACGCGACCCTCGTCGAGGTCAACCCGCTGGTCAAGACGGCCGACGGCCGGATCGTCGCGCTCGACGGCAAGGTCACCCTCGACGAGAACGCCGGCTTCCGGCACGCCGACCACGCCGCGCTGGAGGACGCCGCCGCGGCCGACCCGCTCGAGGCCCGCGCCAAGGAGAAGGACCTCAACTACGTCAAGCTCGACGGCCAGGTCGGCATCATCGGCAACGGCGCCGGGCTCGTCATGAGCACGCTCGACGTCGTCGCCTACGCCGGCGAGGAGCACGGCGGGGTCAAGCCCGCGAACTTCCTCGACATCGGGGGCGGCGCGTCGGCCGAGGTGATGGCCGCCGGCCTCGACATCATCCTGTCCGACCCGCAGGTGAAGTCGGTCTTCGTCAACGTCTTCGGCGGGATCACCGCCTGCGACGCGGTGGCCAACGGCATCGTCTCGGCGCTGCAGATCCTGGGCGACGCGGCGACGAAGCCGCTCGTGGTCCGGCTCGACGGCAACAACGTCCTGGAGGGGCGGGCGATCCTCGCCGAGGCCGCGCACCCCCTCGTCACGCTCGCCGACACGATGGACGGCGGAGCGGCCAAGGCCGCCGAGCTCGCCCACGCCGCCGCCTGA
- a CDS encoding cell division protein PerM produces the protein MTDPSGTDRLDRARPPRVLAAERPGAPTPEGRSAPRWLPGLLAGLQGALLSLLVVVLPAVTAYVVTSADPANGDVAWTRSTEIGAGLWLLGHGVPLGLGGNMVSLMPLGITCLALFTCHASARRSGEATTVSLVAGVGGYTAVAVVITLLMRATIADVALALIGGAAVSATGLATGLARRPDAPRVRELTRPLWSRVIAPIRTGVTAGVLAVAMLMAVASAVVVVWTLAGRATINDIVRVLDLDPVGGGVLAVGELAYVPNVVVWALAWLTGPGFRVGAGTSFTTGEVVSGPLPAVPLLGALPQPGTAGGLLGAAPALLLVAGAVAGWWLHRRLPADRAIDPLVAGVAASLAAGAMAAALTVAASGGIGPGRMGDFGASPFAVGLQLGGGVLLGVLAVSLPADGAFRAACRRALVRAVSRGSRDQSGPAAT, from the coding sequence GTGACCGATCCGTCTGGAACCGACCGCCTCGACCGGGCCCGCCCTCCGCGGGTGCTCGCCGCCGAGCGGCCCGGAGCGCCGACTCCGGAGGGACGCTCGGCGCCGCGGTGGCTGCCCGGCCTGCTCGCCGGGCTGCAGGGCGCGCTGCTGTCCCTGCTCGTCGTGGTGCTGCCTGCCGTCACGGCGTACGTCGTGACCTCCGCGGACCCGGCCAACGGCGACGTGGCGTGGACCCGCTCCACCGAGATCGGCGCGGGCCTGTGGCTGCTCGGGCACGGCGTGCCGCTCGGTTTGGGCGGCAACATGGTGAGCCTGATGCCGTTGGGCATCACCTGCCTCGCGCTCTTCACCTGCCACGCCTCCGCGCGCCGGTCGGGCGAGGCGACGACCGTGTCCCTCGTCGCGGGCGTCGGCGGCTACACCGCGGTGGCGGTGGTCATCACGCTGCTGATGCGCGCCACCATCGCCGATGTCGCCCTCGCGCTGATCGGCGGGGCGGCGGTCTCGGCGACCGGGCTGGCCACCGGGCTCGCGCGCCGCCCCGACGCCCCCCGGGTCCGGGAGCTGACGCGCCCCCTGTGGTCGCGGGTGATCGCCCCGATCCGGACCGGCGTGACGGCGGGGGTGCTGGCCGTGGCGATGCTCATGGCCGTGGCCTCGGCCGTCGTGGTGGTGTGGACGCTGGCAGGCAGGGCCACGATCAACGACATCGTCCGGGTGCTCGACCTGGACCCGGTGGGCGGCGGCGTGCTGGCCGTCGGAGAGCTCGCCTACGTGCCCAACGTGGTGGTCTGGGCGTTGGCCTGGCTCACCGGGCCGGGCTTCCGGGTCGGCGCGGGCACGTCGTTCACGACGGGCGAGGTGGTCTCAGGCCCGCTGCCCGCCGTGCCGCTGCTCGGCGCGCTCCCGCAGCCGGGCACGGCCGGAGGGCTGCTCGGCGCGGCGCCGGCGCTCCTGCTCGTGGCTGGCGCGGTGGCTGGCTGGTGGCTGCACCGGCGGCTGCCCGCGGACCGCGCGATCGACCCCTTGGTCGCGGGCGTCGCCGCGTCCCTGGCCGCAGGCGCCATGGCCGCGGCGTTGACGGTGGCGGCGAGCGGCGGCATCGGCCCCGGCCGGATGGGCGACTTCGGGGCGTCGCCGTTCGCCGTGGGCCTCCAGCTCGGCGGCGGGGTGCTGCTCGGGGTGCTGGCGGTGTCGCTCCCCGCCGACGGCGCGTTCCGCGCCGCGTGCCGACGAGCCCTGGTCCGTGCCGTCAGCCGCGGCTCGCGCGATCAATCAGGTCCTGCTGCCACGTGA
- a CDS encoding NADP-dependent isocitrate dehydrogenase yields MAKIKVVGPVVELDGDEMTRIIWQFIKDRLIHPYLDIDLRYYDLSIENRDATDDQVTIDAAHAIKEHGVGVKCATITPDEARVEEFGLKKMWVSPNGTIRNILGGVVFREPIIISNIPRLVPGWNKPIIIGRHAHGDQYKATNFKVPGAGTLTLTYTPADGSEPIHQEVVTYPEAGGVAMGMYNFNESIRDFARASFAYGLQRGYPVYLSTKNTILKAYDGAFKDIFQEVFDSEFKEQFAEAGLTYEHRLIDDMVAAAMKWEGGYVWACKNYDGDVQSDTVAQGFGSLGLMTSVLMTPDGQTVEAEAAHGTVTRHYRQHQAGKPTSTNPIASIFAWTGGLKHRGKLDKTPEVTQFAETLEQVVIETVESGKMTKDLAALVGPDQKWLTTEEFLGALDENLAARLA; encoded by the coding sequence ATGGCGAAGATCAAGGTAGTCGGGCCGGTCGTCGAGCTCGACGGCGACGAGATGACCCGGATCATCTGGCAGTTCATCAAGGACCGCCTGATCCACCCGTACCTCGACATCGACCTGCGGTACTACGACCTGTCGATCGAGAACCGCGACGCGACGGACGACCAGGTCACGATCGACGCTGCCCACGCGATCAAGGAGCACGGCGTCGGCGTCAAGTGCGCCACGATCACGCCCGACGAGGCGCGGGTCGAGGAGTTCGGCCTGAAGAAGATGTGGGTCTCGCCGAACGGCACGATCCGCAACATCCTCGGCGGCGTGGTGTTCCGCGAGCCGATCATCATCTCCAACATCCCGCGCCTGGTGCCGGGCTGGAACAAGCCGATCATCATCGGCCGTCACGCCCACGGCGACCAGTACAAGGCGACCAACTTCAAGGTCCCCGGCGCCGGGACCCTGACGCTGACCTACACCCCGGCGGACGGCTCCGAGCCCATCCACCAGGAGGTCGTGACGTACCCCGAGGCCGGCGGCGTCGCGATGGGCATGTACAACTTCAACGAGTCGATCCGCGACTTCGCCCGGGCGTCCTTCGCCTACGGCCTGCAGCGCGGGTACCCGGTGTACCTGTCCACGAAGAACACGATCCTCAAGGCCTACGACGGCGCCTTCAAGGACATCTTCCAGGAGGTGTTCGACTCCGAGTTCAAGGAGCAGTTCGCCGAGGCCGGCCTGACCTACGAGCACCGCCTCATCGACGACATGGTCGCCGCGGCCATGAAGTGGGAGGGCGGCTACGTCTGGGCCTGCAAGAACTACGACGGCGACGTGCAGTCGGACACCGTCGCGCAGGGCTTCGGCTCGCTCGGCCTGATGACCTCGGTCCTCATGACCCCGGACGGCCAGACGGTCGAGGCCGAGGCCGCGCACGGCACCGTGACGCGCCACTACCGCCAGCACCAGGCCGGCAAGCCCACTTCCACGAACCCGATCGCCTCGATCTTCGCGTGGACCGGCGGGCTCAAGCACCGCGGCAAGCTCGACAAGACCCCCGAGGTCACGCAGTTCGCCGAGACGCTCGAGCAGGTCGTCATCGAGACCGTCGAGAGCGGCAAGATGACGAAGGACCTGGCCGCGCTGGTCGGGCCGGACCAGAAGTGGCTCACCACCGAGGAGTTCCTCGGCGCGCTCGACGAGAACCTGGCGGCCCGTCTCGCCTGA
- a CDS encoding aquaporin has product MSEPQDTSGTPGTTGRGSASDAAGSQHRDQELERDQARRGLPPREPHRDQGRRAGRARPGAVSESVAYSLPGRGTGALTPTLIAKLGAEAFGAFVLVLSGLGVALYAGFTGLGGGPLAVALGFGLGYLAAAIAVGHVSGAHFNPAVTLGAAIAQRISWRDLVPYWIAQLVGSAFAAAILFVAIATFPALEGAERTFFATVANGFGEHSPIAAVSGAAGEGFGLWGALLIECVVAAVFVGVALGSTDRRSNRALAPFSIGFALAVMLLVSIPVTNGSVNPARSTAAAIFSEGWAFGQLWVFWVAPLVGAAIAAVVYRAFAPEPSEEGLQPQDDDDDDEVVVVEETVTSTETTDDGPGRAGRPEPRD; this is encoded by the coding sequence ATGTCTGAGCCGCAGGACACGTCAGGGACGCCCGGCACGACAGGCCGCGGGAGCGCGTCCGACGCCGCAGGCTCCCAGCACCGGGACCAAGAGCTGGAACGGGACCAGGCGCGTCGGGGCCTGCCGCCACGCGAGCCGCACCGCGACCAAGGGCGGCGTGCCGGGCGGGCACGGCCCGGCGCCGTCTCCGAGTCGGTCGCCTACTCCCTCCCCGGCCGGGGGACGGGCGCGCTGACCCCCACCTTGATCGCCAAGCTCGGCGCCGAGGCATTCGGCGCCTTCGTCCTGGTGCTGTCAGGGCTCGGGGTCGCCCTGTACGCGGGCTTCACCGGGCTGGGCGGGGGGCCGCTCGCGGTCGCGCTGGGGTTCGGCCTCGGCTACCTCGCCGCCGCGATCGCCGTGGGCCACGTCTCGGGCGCCCACTTCAACCCCGCCGTGACCCTGGGCGCCGCGATCGCGCAGCGCATCTCATGGCGCGACCTCGTGCCCTACTGGATCGCCCAGCTGGTCGGCAGCGCCTTCGCCGCGGCGATCCTCTTCGTCGCGATCGCCACCTTCCCCGCCCTCGAGGGCGCCGAGCGCACCTTCTTCGCCACCGTCGCCAACGGGTTCGGCGAGCACTCGCCCATCGCCGCGGTGTCCGGCGCCGCGGGCGAGGGGTTCGGGCTGTGGGGCGCACTGCTCATCGAGTGCGTCGTCGCGGCCGTCTTCGTGGGCGTGGCCCTCGGCTCGACGGACCGCAGGTCGAACCGCGCGCTGGCGCCGTTCTCGATCGGGTTCGCCCTGGCGGTGATGCTGCTGGTGTCCATCCCGGTGACCAACGGCTCGGTGAACCCCGCACGGTCCACCGCTGCGGCGATCTTCTCCGAGGGCTGGGCGTTCGGGCAGCTGTGGGTCTTCTGGGTGGCGCCGCTCGTGGGCGCCGCGATCGCCGCCGTGGTCTACCGGGCCTTCGCGCCGGAGCCCTCGGAGGAGGGCCTGCAGCCCCAGGACGATGACGACGACGACGAGGTGGTCGTCGTCGAGGAGACTGTCACCAGCACCGAGACGACCGATGACGGGCCTGGCCGGGCCGGGCGACCGGAGCCGCGGGACTAG
- the purH gene encoding bifunctional phosphoribosylaminoimidazolecarboxamide formyltransferase/IMP cyclohydrolase, with protein sequence MSGFATPFAPVADPDAPETRRPIRRALLSVFDKTGLTGLATALHEAGVELVSTGSTASTIASAGVPVTRVEDLTGFPECLDGRVKTLHPRVHAGILADTRRPEHLAQLAELEVEPFDLVVVNLYPFSATVASGATADECVELIDIGGPSMVRAAAKNHPSVAVVIDPARYAEVAAAAAEGFTLAERRRLAADAFAHTAAYDVAVAQWFAQDYAPDAQAQESAFPAFAGSAYERGRVLRYGENPHQGAALYLGAEGAAGRGLAGAEQLHGKEMSYNNYVDADAAWRAAHDQDAPAVAIIKHANPCGIAIGEDIAQAHARAHACDPVSAFGGVIAANRTLTLAAAEQIAPVFTEVVVAPDFEPEAIEVLTRKKNIRLLKVTAADGGRFELRPISGGALAQQTDLVDADGDDATTWTLAAGEAADEATLRDLAFAWRAVRAVKSNAILLASDGASVGIGMGQVNRVDSCRLAVDRANTGDVQRARGSVAASDAFFPFADGLQVLLDAGVRAVVQPGGSVRDDEVVAAAQAAGVTLYLTGTRHFAH encoded by the coding sequence ATGTCCGGATTCGCCACCCCCTTCGCGCCCGTCGCCGACCCCGACGCGCCCGAGACCCGCCGCCCGATCCGCCGCGCGCTGCTCAGCGTCTTCGACAAGACCGGCCTCACCGGGCTGGCCACGGCCCTGCACGAGGCGGGCGTCGAGCTCGTCTCCACCGGCTCGACCGCCTCGACCATCGCGTCGGCGGGGGTGCCCGTGACCCGTGTCGAGGACCTCACCGGCTTCCCGGAGTGCCTCGACGGCAGGGTCAAGACGCTGCACCCGCGCGTCCACGCCGGGATCCTCGCGGACACGCGCCGGCCCGAGCACCTGGCCCAGCTCGCCGAGCTCGAGGTCGAGCCCTTCGACCTGGTCGTGGTCAACCTGTACCCGTTCTCCGCGACGGTGGCCTCCGGCGCCACGGCCGACGAGTGCGTCGAGCTGATCGACATCGGCGGCCCCTCGATGGTCCGCGCCGCGGCGAAGAACCACCCGAGCGTGGCCGTGGTCATCGACCCCGCCCGCTACGCCGAGGTCGCGGCGGCCGCGGCGGAGGGCTTCACCCTGGCGGAGCGCCGCCGCCTCGCGGCCGACGCGTTCGCGCACACCGCGGCGTACGACGTGGCCGTCGCGCAGTGGTTCGCGCAGGACTACGCCCCCGACGCGCAGGCGCAGGAGTCGGCGTTCCCCGCGTTCGCCGGCAGCGCCTACGAGCGCGGCCGCGTCCTGCGCTATGGCGAGAACCCGCACCAGGGCGCCGCGCTGTACCTGGGAGCCGAGGGCGCCGCGGGCCGCGGGCTCGCGGGCGCCGAGCAGTTGCACGGCAAGGAGATGAGCTACAACAACTACGTCGACGCCGATGCCGCGTGGCGCGCCGCGCACGACCAGGACGCCCCGGCGGTCGCGATCATCAAGCACGCCAACCCGTGCGGCATCGCGATCGGCGAGGACATCGCCCAGGCCCACGCCCGGGCGCACGCCTGCGACCCCGTCTCGGCGTTCGGCGGTGTGATCGCCGCGAACCGCACCCTCACCCTCGCGGCGGCCGAGCAGATCGCGCCGGTGTTCACCGAGGTCGTCGTGGCGCCCGACTTCGAGCCCGAGGCGATCGAGGTCCTGACCCGCAAGAAGAACATCCGGCTGCTCAAGGTCACGGCGGCCGACGGCGGCCGCTTCGAGCTGCGGCCGATCAGCGGCGGCGCACTGGCCCAGCAGACCGACCTGGTGGACGCTGACGGCGACGACGCGACGACCTGGACGCTCGCCGCGGGCGAGGCCGCCGACGAGGCGACGCTGCGCGACCTGGCCTTCGCCTGGCGCGCGGTGCGGGCCGTGAAGTCCAACGCGATCCTGCTCGCCTCCGACGGCGCCTCGGTGGGCATCGGCATGGGCCAGGTCAACAGGGTGGACTCGTGCCGCCTGGCGGTGGACCGCGCGAACACCGGCGACGTGCAGCGGGCGCGCGGGTCGGTGGCGGCCTCCGACGCGTTCTTCCCGTTCGCGGACGGCCTGCAGGTGCTGCTCGACGCGGGCGTGCGCGCCGTCGTCCAGCCGGGCGGGTCCGTGCGGGACGACGAGGTCGTCGCGGCCGCGCAGGCCGCCGGGGTCACCCTCTACCTGACGGGCACGCGCCACTTCGCGCACTGA
- a CDS encoding NAD(P)/FAD-dependent oxidoreductase, which translates to MPSSPPAPSSSAAPCEGARTAPRSVVVVGGGLAGAQAVIALREQGFDGRVTLVGAERDAPYDRPPLSKHLFDRPAPTRLADELGVDALALADDVRLGATATGLRIGAHDVEVLTDDGSVTADALIAATGAHPVRPRGWEHAMTLHSAADAERLRAALRPGARLVVVGAGWIGAEVAGVAAAAGVHVQVVEALPSPLSAPLGVAVGAATAPWYALAGVDLHTGVQVAGVRPDGVDLADGRTLDADVVLAAVGVRPATGWLADALPLEPDGALRVDERHAPEGGPWHVRAVGDVARRRSPRHGMAPGGHWDGALRGPAVAVRGLLDPDAPAEDHAPYVFSTQLGHELAMFGQRGHDDDLVLRGDPADPHAADGWSALWFRKGTADVTAVLTVDRPRDVGAARRMFTAPALPRVDRAVAADPGAPLRSAVLD; encoded by the coding sequence GTGCCGTCCTCACCGCCTGCGCCGTCGTCCTCCGCCGCACCGTGCGAGGGCGCCCGCACGGCTCCCCGCTCCGTCGTCGTCGTGGGCGGTGGCCTGGCCGGGGCGCAGGCCGTCATCGCGCTGCGGGAGCAGGGGTTCGACGGCCGCGTGACCCTGGTCGGCGCCGAGCGCGACGCCCCGTACGACCGCCCGCCGCTCTCCAAGCACCTGTTCGACCGCCCGGCCCCCACGCGGCTGGCGGACGAGCTGGGCGTCGACGCCCTGGCCCTGGCCGACGACGTCCGGCTCGGCGCGACAGCCACCGGCCTGCGGATCGGGGCGCATGACGTCGAGGTCCTCACGGACGACGGCTCCGTCACCGCCGACGCGCTCATCGCGGCGACCGGCGCCCATCCCGTGCGCCCTCGTGGCTGGGAGCACGCCATGACGCTGCACTCGGCCGCCGACGCGGAACGGCTGAGGGCGGCGCTGCGCCCGGGGGCCCGCCTCGTCGTCGTCGGGGCCGGCTGGATCGGCGCCGAGGTGGCCGGCGTGGCCGCGGCCGCCGGCGTCCACGTGCAGGTGGTCGAGGCCCTGCCGTCGCCGCTGTCGGCGCCGCTCGGGGTCGCGGTGGGCGCCGCGACCGCTCCCTGGTACGCCCTCGCGGGCGTGGACCTGCACACCGGCGTGCAGGTGGCCGGGGTGCGGCCCGACGGCGTGGACCTGGCCGACGGGCGGACGCTCGACGCCGACGTCGTCCTGGCCGCCGTGGGGGTTCGGCCGGCCACCGGCTGGCTGGCAGACGCTTTGCCCCTCGAGCCGGACGGCGCGCTGCGGGTGGACGAGCGGCACGCCCCCGAGGGCGGGCCGTGGCACGTGCGCGCCGTGGGCGACGTGGCCCGCCGCCGCTCGCCCCGGCACGGGATGGCGCCCGGCGGCCACTGGGACGGGGCCCTGCGCGGGCCCGCCGTGGCGGTGCGCGGGCTGCTCGACCCTGACGCCCCGGCCGAGGACCACGCGCCCTACGTGTTCTCGACCCAGCTCGGCCATGAGCTGGCGATGTTCGGCCAACGCGGCCACGACGACGACCTGGTGCTGCGCGGCGACCCGGCAGACCCGCACGCCGCGGACGGCTGGTCCGCGCTCTGGTTCCGGAAGGGCACGGCCGACGTGACTGCCGTGCTCACCGTGGACCGCCCTCGAGACGTGGGCGCGGCCCGCCGCATGTTCACCGCTCCCGCGCTCCCCCGGGTCGACCGCGCAGTGGCGGCCGACCCGGGCGCGCCGCTGCGGAGCGCCGTCCTGGACTGA
- the sucD gene encoding succinate--CoA ligase subunit alpha: MAIFLTESSKVIVQGMTGSEGQKHTTRMLASGTNVVGGVNPRKAGTSVTFPQGDGTVDVPVFGSVEEAMKETGADVSVIFVPPAHTKGAVLEAVDAGIPLAVIITEGIPVADTAEFFAYAQDKGVRLIGPNCPGLISPGKSNVGIIPADITGPGKIGLVSKSGTLTYQMMYELRDLGFSTAIGIGGDPIIGTTHIDALAAFEADPDTDVIVLIGEIGGDAEERAAAYIAEHVTKPVVGYVAGFTAPEGKTMGHAGAIVSGSAGTAQAKKEALEAAGVKVGKTPSETAALARELLA; encoded by the coding sequence ATGGCGATCTTCCTGACCGAGTCATCCAAGGTCATCGTCCAGGGCATGACGGGATCCGAGGGCCAGAAGCACACGACCCGCATGCTGGCGAGCGGCACGAACGTGGTCGGCGGCGTGAACCCGCGCAAGGCCGGCACGTCCGTGACGTTCCCGCAGGGCGACGGCACGGTGGACGTGCCCGTCTTCGGCAGCGTCGAGGAGGCGATGAAGGAGACCGGCGCCGACGTGTCGGTCATCTTCGTGCCCCCGGCCCACACCAAGGGGGCCGTGCTCGAGGCCGTCGACGCGGGCATCCCGCTGGCCGTCATCATCACCGAGGGCATCCCGGTGGCCGACACCGCCGAGTTCTTCGCGTATGCGCAGGACAAGGGCGTGCGGCTCATCGGCCCCAACTGCCCCGGCCTGATCAGCCCTGGGAAGTCCAACGTCGGCATCATCCCGGCCGACATCACGGGCCCCGGCAAGATCGGATTGGTGTCGAAGTCCGGCACGCTGACCTACCAGATGATGTACGAGCTGCGGGACCTCGGGTTCTCCACGGCCATCGGCATCGGCGGGGACCCGATCATCGGCACCACGCACATCGACGCGCTCGCCGCGTTCGAGGCCGACCCCGACACCGACGTCATCGTGCTGATCGGCGAGATCGGCGGCGACGCGGAGGAGCGCGCCGCGGCCTACATCGCCGAGCACGTGACCAAGCCCGTCGTGGGCTACGTCGCGGGCTTCACCGCCCCCGAGGGCAAGACCATGGGCCACGCCGGGGCGATCGTGTCCGGCTCGGCCGGCACCGCGCAGGCCAAGAAGGAGGCCCTCGAGGCCGCTGGTGTGAAGGTCGGCAAGACGCCGAGCGAGACCGCCGCGCTGGCCCGCGAGCTGCTCGCCTGA
- the purN gene encoding phosphoribosylglycinamide formyltransferase, protein MSAPEPPRSASSAGDGPRPPVAQTRSGGRVVVLVSGAGSNLAALLGAHQDPAYGARVVGVISDKPSAGGLEIARAAGVATAVVAPADFPDRESWDRAVAEAIAVFRPDLVVSAGFMRILGAATLDRFPDRVVNTHPALLPAFPGAHGVRDALAYGVRVTGCTLHVVDAGVDSGAIIAQQAVSVETGDDEETLHERIKVVERALLVEWVGRIAREGIRVEGRHVTIG, encoded by the coding sequence ATGAGCGCGCCCGAGCCCCCCAGGTCCGCATCGTCCGCGGGTGACGGGCCCCGCCCGCCCGTCGCGCAGACCCGCTCCGGGGGGCGAGTCGTGGTGCTGGTCTCGGGGGCCGGGTCCAACCTGGCGGCGCTGCTCGGCGCGCATCAGGACCCGGCCTACGGGGCGCGCGTCGTCGGCGTGATCAGCGACAAGCCGTCCGCCGGCGGGCTGGAGATCGCCCGGGCGGCGGGCGTGGCGACCGCGGTGGTGGCGCCGGCCGACTTCCCGGACCGGGAGTCGTGGGACCGGGCCGTCGCCGAGGCGATCGCCGTGTTCCGGCCCGATCTCGTGGTGAGCGCCGGGTTCATGCGCATCCTCGGGGCGGCGACCCTCGACAGGTTCCCCGACCGGGTGGTCAACACCCACCCGGCGCTGCTCCCGGCGTTCCCCGGCGCGCACGGGGTCCGTGACGCGTTGGCGTACGGCGTGCGGGTCACCGGCTGCACGCTGCACGTGGTCGACGCCGGGGTGGACAGCGGCGCGATCATCGCCCAGCAGGCCGTCTCGGTCGAGACGGGGGACGACGAGGAGACGCTGCACGAGCGCATCAAGGTCGTCGAGCGGGCGCTGCTGGTCGAGTGGGTGGGCCGGATCGCGCGCGAGGGAATCCGCGTCGAGGGGCGCCACGTCACGATCGGCTGA
- a CDS encoding DUF3017 domain-containing protein, with product MPSPGQSSPEQPSPAPARPSPSSPADGAADQPLGAPSPRASGPTPVVVAPPVPPEEKPLDPRQIARASLAAGRNASLWWVSAGVAVATAVAVVAGMSWGALSLALMLVAAAVARAIAPEGHPAALAVRSRPIDVAVLLGFAFAVGVLSQIVPAG from the coding sequence ATGCCCAGCCCCGGGCAGTCCAGCCCTGAGCAGCCCAGCCCGGCGCCCGCCCGCCCAAGCCCGTCGAGCCCGGCTGACGGGGCCGCCGACCAGCCGCTCGGCGCGCCCTCGCCGCGCGCGTCCGGGCCGACGCCGGTGGTCGTGGCGCCGCCCGTGCCGCCCGAGGAGAAGCCCTTGGACCCCCGGCAGATCGCGCGGGCGTCCCTCGCGGCGGGGCGCAACGCCTCGCTGTGGTGGGTGTCGGCGGGGGTCGCCGTCGCGACGGCCGTCGCTGTCGTCGCCGGGATGTCGTGGGGCGCGCTGTCCCTGGCGTTGATGTTGGTCGCCGCCGCGGTCGCGCGGGCCATCGCACCCGAAGGCCATCCGGCGGCGCTGGCCGTGCGGTCCCGGCCGATCGACGTGGCGGTGCTGCTCGGCTTCGCGTTCGCTGTCGGGGTGCTGTCGCAGATCGTCCCCGCGGGCTAG